One window from the genome of Garra rufa chromosome 1, GarRuf1.0, whole genome shotgun sequence encodes:
- the LOC141325818 gene encoding RRP12-like protein, which translates to MLTLVTGSQELVTAEAWQAVLNEVSSPVSAELAMQIITHLPRLFGWAMKSLLSSETQVASAAAEALKSIIDCCISVYMEANATAGDEPLIAEMFGDPESGVQMKLRSNESD; encoded by the exons ATGTTGACTTTGGTGACCGGGAGCCAAGAG CTGGTGACAGCCGAGGCCTGGCAGGCAGTACTGAATGAAGTCAGCAGCCCTGTGTCTGCGGAACTCGCCATGCAGATCATCACG CATCTGCCTCGACTCTTCGGCTGGGCAATGAAGTCGCTTCTGAGCTCGGAGACACAAGTTGCCTCTGCAGCCGCTGAGGCTTTGAAG AGCATCATTGATTGCTGCATTTCTGTTTATATGGAAGCGAATGCCACCGCAGGAGATGAGCCTCTCATCGCAGAGATGTTTGG GGATCCTGAATCTGGTGTCCAGATGAAGCTCAGATCAAATGAATCTGATTGA